The sequence GCATCCGCGAGGGTCTTCGCCTTGGCGCCAAAGAGCTGCACGGCCAGCCGGTCTTCAGGGTGAAGCGCGCTTCGGCGAAGGTGGCGGCGTTCCGAGCCGCGCATCACGGCGCAGGCCGAGAGGGTCTCGGTCATCACGAGCCCGGCACCGGAGGTCTGGGCGATCAAGCGAGCGGAGAACGTGGACACGCTCGACATCGGCGCCAGCACGAGCCGGTTCGGAAGCTCGAACTCACCGATGCGAAGGGGCCTGGCCCACTGAAGATCGGAGCTGCCGTCGGGCAATGGAATCCTCGGCGCTGCCTAGAAAGTAGGCACGCTAGCGATGACCGCCCGAGACGTCGAGCCGTCCGACAGACGGGGAAAACCGGAATGGAATCGCGGATGTCCACCGGCTGAGCCGCGCATCCAGCGGCAGGCTCAGGTAATGTCGCGGGATGAAGACAGGAATCTCGGTCGAGGAAGCCCGACGGATCGTCCTGGAGGCCGCAACGCCGCTTCCGGCGGAAATCGTTCCGGCCTCCGCGGCCCTTGGCCGCGTCCTGGCGGAATCGGTCCAATCCGATCGGACGCTGCCCCCCGCGGATTGCTCGGCGATGGATGGCTACGCCGTTCGAGTAGAGGACCTGGCCGGGGCTACGAGGGATACGCCGCGCGGCCTGAAGGTCGTGTACGAAGTCGCTGCGGGAGGGCGCAGCGAGCGTCCTCTCCGAAGCGGTGAAGCGGCGCGGATCTTCACGGGCGCGCCCGTTCCATCGGGTGCGGACACTGTCGTGCGTCAAGAGGATACGGATCGGGCAGGCGAACGGGTTGCGATCCGCGTGGATCCACCGCGGGGAGAGCATATTCGCACCGCCGGTGGGGATGTCACGCGCGGCGATCTCGTTCTTCAGCCGGGCGCTCGCATCGGTCCGGCGGAAATCGGCATGCTGGCTTCTGTTGGGCGCACGCTCGTCCACGTGCATCGCCGACCGAGTGTTGCGATCGCATCGGGTGGGGACGAGCTCATCCAGCCGGACGGAGATCCTTCGGGGGGGAGCATCGTTTCCAGCAACGCCTACTCCCTTGCCGCCCAATGCGAAACCGCTGGGGCGACCACGACGAACCTCGGCATCGCTCGGGACACGAAGGAAGATCTCGCCCGTGTCTTTCGCGCCGGGCTCTCGGCGGATCTGCTGGTGAGTTCGGCCGGCGTTTCTGTCGGCGACCACGATTACGTGCGTCCCGTCCTCGAAGAACTCGGTGCGCAGATGCGCTTCTGGGGCGTGCGTATGAAGCCCGGTTACCCGTTGGCATTCGGGCGGATCGGCGAGCATGGCGCATGGGTCTTCGGGCTTCCGGGCAATCCGGTATCCGCGATGGTGACGTTCGAGCAATTCGTCAGGCCGATTCTCATGCGGATGGGAGGACACGAGGCCTGCTTCCGTCCAGTGGTCACGGCGGTTCTGGCAGAGCCCCTGAGCAAGAAGCCGGGGCGGCTGCACTTCATGCGGGTGCACCTGAAGCGCGACGGCAACCGGATTCTTGCGTCGAGCACAGGGGACCAGGGGTCCGGGGTGCTTCGCTCGATGACCCTGGCTCAGGGCCTGCTCGTATTCCCCGCCGATGCGACTGCGTTGGCGGCCGGAGACGAGGTGCGCGTGCAGGTGTTGGACGAGACCTTCTTCCAGACCCGGGAGCCCCTGGTGTGAGCGAGCCCGGTTCCGACCGATTCGCGGACGTAACCGGCGCCGTGTTGCTAGGTGGCGAATCCTCTCGCATGGGTCAGGACAAGGCACATCTGGATGCTGGAGGCGTCGCGGCTGCGACCCGTCTCGCGGGGCTGCTCGAAGGCTTCTGTGCAGAGGTCTTGTTGGTCGGGGGAACGCCACCGCCGGACGCGCCTGGGCGCGTCGTCGCTGATCCAGAAGGGCCGCCCTCCGCCTTGCGCGGGTTGCTCGGCGCCCTTTCCGCGGCACGGACGGAGAAGGTGCTGGTGCTCGCTACGGACTACCTTGCCGTCACGCCCGAACTCCTGCTGGGCCTGCTCGCGTTTCCGGAAGCCGCTGCGGTGGTGCCGCGAAACAAGGAGCACCGGCATCCGCTATGCGCCGTCTATCGACGGGAGCCTGCAAGAGCCGCTGCAGCCACTGCGTTCGCGGAAGGCAACTTCACCCTGGGCTCCTTCCTCGACGCACTCGAGTCGAATTGGGTGGAGGGTGCGCACCTTTCCCGACTGGACGCGAGCGGTACCGCGCTCGCCAACGTGAACACGCCCGAGGAGTTGGCGGCATTGCGCGATGCATGTTCTCGACCGCAGGGCCCGGTGGCATGAACACTCGCTCGGCCCTGGAAGGTCGCCTCAAGAGCTTTGGCTTCGCATTCACGGGGCTCATCCAGGTCTTCCGCAGCCAGGCCAACGCGCGAATTCAGGTGGCTGTCGCTCTCCTGGTGGTCGTGATGGGATTCTTCCTCGGCCTGCCGGCGCGAGACTGGGCGGCCCTGGTCTTGGCGATCAGCCTCGTGTTGGCCCTCGAGGCGGTGAACACGGCCCTCGAGGCCCTGGCTGACCGGGTCGCTCCCGATGCGCACCCCCTTGTGGCTCGCTGCAAGGATGCGGCGGCTGCGGCTGTATTGATCGCGGCTGTCGGGGCGGCCGTCGTGGGCTTGTTGTTGCTCGGGCCTCCGCTCCTGGCACGGCTGTTGGCTATTTGATTCGCATGAATCCCCGCGCCGGACTTGTCTTCGCGAAGCCCCTGGGGATGTGAGCGAGCGCCTTCCCGTCCGAACGGGATTCCTGGAGGCTGGAACCGAAAAAATCTAGACTCAAGGTCAATATTGACCTACGGTCCTGTTACATGAGGGCCTTCGAGACGGCACCGGAAACGACCGCCCCCGATCCGGACAGCGGTTCGAGACGCGAGCGGAAGAAGGCGCGGACGCGCAGGACGATCTACGACGCCGCGATGGCGCTGTTCCGCAAGCGCGATTTCGACGGTGTGACGGTCGAGGCCATCTGCGAGATGGCCGATGTCGCCCGGGGCACGTTCTTCCACCACTTCCCCTCGAAGGCCGCGCTCGCGTACGAGTTTGGCAATCGGGTGGCCGCCGAGTTCGAAGCGCGGCACCCCGACATGAAGGGCGACGCGGGGGGGCAGTTGCGGGCGCTCGTCGATTTCATGATCGAAAGCCTGGTGGCCGACGGTGACGTTCTGCAGGTAATGATCCGCGAGTTCTTCTCGAACCCGTCGGCTCTCGATGTGGCGCATCGGCACGGGCGTGACTTCCCGGATCTTCTGGAGCAGATCGTGCGCGAAGGCCAGGCCCGCGGCGAGCTTCGCCAGGGCATCGATCCGCGGCTCGTTTCGGCCATGCTGCTCTCTACCGCGGGCGCGATTCTTTCGGGAGGCGTGTTCCGACCGGGAGAACTCGACGTTGCGCAGATCCGGGAACAATATTTCGACCTGATCTTTCATGGTCTACTGGAGGCAAGCTGACCTCATGAGCGACGATCCGAAGCATTTCATCGTAGTCGGAGGCAGCGTGACCGGGCTCGGCGTGGGGCTGATGCTCTCCGCCGAAGGCCATCGGGTGACGATCCTCGAGGCAGATCCCTCCCCGATGCCCGAGAGCCACACGGAGGCATTCGAGAAGTGGGAACGCAAAGGCTCTCCGCAGGTGTGGCACTCCCACGCGTTGCTAGGCCGCTTGCACAAGCTGATCAAGGAGCGTGCACCCGGCCTGATCGAGGAGCTGCTCGCCCGGGGTGCCGAGGAGCTGCCATTCCCGGAGATGGCGCAGCGTATGATCGAAGATCCGACCTTCGAAAGCGGAGACGACGAGATCGTGCTGCTTTCCTGCCGGCGAATCACGTTCGAGTGGGTCCTGCGCCGATACGTGCTTGATACGGGCCTCGTGGATTTCCAGGATGGCGCCAGCGTGACCGGGCTCGTAGCAGCCAAAGATCCCGAGACCGGGCTGCCTCTGGTCACGGGGGTCCGGTACACGGATCGCGATGGTGAGGCGCGCACATTGGAGGGAGATCTGGTCGTCGATGCGAGCGGTCGCGGCTCCAAGTTGAAGCGCTGGCTCGAAGAGATCGGAGCCCGGCCTTTCGACGAGTCCTCGGAGCCCTGCGGGATTTCCTACACCTCCCGCTTCTATCGCCTGCGCGACGGGGTCGAGCCCCCGATGCTCGAAGGCCCGATCATTGGCGAGGATCTGGGCTACTTGAAGGTGGGCCTCTTCCCGGCGGACGACCGTGTGTTCTCCCTCACGCTGGCCGTTTCCCCCGACGACGACGTGCTTCGCTCGGTGCTTCATCGTCCCGGTTTCGAGGCTGCTGCCGCGGCCGTGCCCCGTGTGGCCGCATGGGTATCGCCGAAGATGTCCGAGCCCATTTCCAAGGTCTATGCGATGACCAACCTGAGGAACACGATACGACGCTTCGTCGTCGACGGAGAGCCGGTAGCGCTCGGCGTGGTCGCAATCGGCGATTCCGCAGTGCACGCCAACCCCATCACCGGCCGCGGCGTCACGCTCGCTTGGATCGGTGCCGCCATGCTCGCGGATACATTGCGCCAGATTCCGGACGATCTGCGAGCCCTCTCACTCTCGATCGATCAGCAGGTCGAGACGATCGTCGTGCCTTGGTACCAGATGCAGGTCCAGCAGGATCGCGGCGCGATCCAGACGGAACAGGCGATTCAGCGCGGCGAAGATCCCTTCCAGGTGACGAAGGCCGACGGCAGCACGGACCCCCAGGCATTCATCCGTTCGGTCATCCGCGATGGGTTGGTT is a genomic window of bacterium containing:
- a CDS encoding TetR/AcrR family transcriptional regulator — its product is MRAFETAPETTAPDPDSGSRRERKKARTRRTIYDAAMALFRKRDFDGVTVEAICEMADVARGTFFHHFPSKAALAYEFGNRVAAEFEARHPDMKGDAGGQLRALVDFMIESLVADGDVLQVMIREFFSNPSALDVAHRHGRDFPDLLEQIVREGQARGELRQGIDPRLVSAMLLSTAGAILSGGVFRPGELDVAQIREQYFDLIFHGLLEAS
- a CDS encoding diacylglycerol kinase family protein; its protein translation is MNTRSALEGRLKSFGFAFTGLIQVFRSQANARIQVAVALLVVVMGFFLGLPARDWAALVLAISLVLALEAVNTALEALADRVAPDAHPLVARCKDAAAAAVLIAAVGAAVVGLLLLGPPLLARLLAI
- a CDS encoding molybdopterin molybdotransferase MoeA, whose amino-acid sequence is MKTGISVEEARRIVLEAATPLPAEIVPASAALGRVLAESVQSDRTLPPADCSAMDGYAVRVEDLAGATRDTPRGLKVVYEVAAGGRSERPLRSGEAARIFTGAPVPSGADTVVRQEDTDRAGERVAIRVDPPRGEHIRTAGGDVTRGDLVLQPGARIGPAEIGMLASVGRTLVHVHRRPSVAIASGGDELIQPDGDPSGGSIVSSNAYSLAAQCETAGATTTNLGIARDTKEDLARVFRAGLSADLLVSSAGVSVGDHDYVRPVLEELGAQMRFWGVRMKPGYPLAFGRIGEHGAWVFGLPGNPVSAMVTFEQFVRPILMRMGGHEACFRPVVTAVLAEPLSKKPGRLHFMRVHLKRDGNRILASSTGDQGSGVLRSMTLAQGLLVFPADATALAAGDEVRVQVLDETFFQTREPLV
- a CDS encoding molybdenum cofactor guanylyltransferase; this encodes MSEPGSDRFADVTGAVLLGGESSRMGQDKAHLDAGGVAAATRLAGLLEGFCAEVLLVGGTPPPDAPGRVVADPEGPPSALRGLLGALSAARTEKVLVLATDYLAVTPELLLGLLAFPEAAAVVPRNKEHRHPLCAVYRREPARAAAATAFAEGNFTLGSFLDALESNWVEGAHLSRLDASGTALANVNTPEELAALRDACSRPQGPVA